The nucleotide sequence GGATCGAGCGAGCGTTGCTGAAAGTATGGGTCGAGCTTCGGAAAGTTTGGGAAGAACAGATCAGCTTCCGGCGCGAGCCACGTGCGGTCGCCGCCCGAGTTGTGCCACTGGTCGCCGGCATAACACTGCTTGGCTGTCTTCACGGACTCCAGCGCCGTGTGTGTCCAGTAGAAGTTTTCATCGCTCTTCGGCGGGAACAATCCGAGCATGCGGCCACCGTAGGGCAGGACAAGCACGCGCGTTCCGTCCGGAGTTGAGTAAACCTTCGTCGGCTTGCCGACTTTCTTCAGAACATTGATCAGCGATTTCATCGAGTCTGGCAGGCGTCGCATATTTCACAAACTTCCAGCGCCGGAGCTGCGCCCGCCCTGTAGCGCAGGTTTCTCAACCTGCTGTATCGCCGATTTCCAAATCGGCAGGGGGTTCGAAACGCAGACCGCGCGGCGGGTTTTGAAACCCGCGACACAGCAGACTTGGAAGTCTGCGCTACGAAAAGCGGATGAAATATCCGGGCTTGCATCGCGGTTCACGATGTCGAAGGGCTCGTCAAATTCAGGGCGGCGGTGGAGCTTTGGCGACCCTGGGCAAGTCCCGTCGCGGCCAGCATGAGGCGATGTTCGCTGGCTTCGGCTTTGGCGAATAGGTCGGCAAGTTTCCCCCGGGTCAAAACGATAAATTGATCGCAGAGCGCCAGGAGTTCAGGCAGTTCCGACGAGATCACCACCAGCGCGATGCCTTGGCGGACCAAGTCCATCATCAGTTTGTAAATCTCGTTCTTCGCGCCCACGTCCACGCCCTTGGTTGGCTCGTCGAGCAGGAGCACTTTCGGATTCGGCAGCAGCACCTTGGCGAGCACGACCTTCTGCTGGTTGCCGCCACTCAGGGTCGCAACAGAGGTGGCGACGGACGGAGCGCGAATGGCCAGCCGATCCTTGTAATCGTTGGCCAACTGGGTCTCGCGTTTCCGGTCCAGCACCTGAAACCGGGAAACCGCTGCCAAACTGTGAAGCGTCACATTCTCCCGGATGGCGAAGTTGAACAGCAGGCCGTCTTGTTTGCGCTCTTCGGTCAGCAAGCCAATGCCGTGGTCCTTCGCGTCACGCGGGTTGCGGATCTTGACCTCACGGCCCTCGATGAAAATCCGCCCGCTGCACGGAAGGCGGCCATACAAGGCATTCACAATTTCGCTCCGGCCGGAACCGACCAGGCCGCCGATGCCGAGAATTTCCCCGCGCCGCACCGCGAAGCTGACGGCTTCGACGACGTTCTTGTTGGCGATGTGAGGATGAGGAACGGTGAAGTTCTCGACGCGCAGCACTTCGTCAAGGCCGACAGCGGAGTCGCGGGCGGGATAGAAGTTCTCGATCTTCCGTCCGATCATCGCCGACACGATATCGTTTTCGTTGAGCTGACTTCGGTCAAAGTGCGCCACGATTGCGCCGTCCCGCATCACCGTCGCCCGGTCGGCCAGTTCAAAGACCTCGCTCAGCTTGTGGGTGCTGAACAGCGAGGTGACGCCCTGTTGTTGCAGGAGCCGCAGGATGCGGAACAGGTTTTCCGTTTCGTCCTGCGTCAGGCACGCGGTGGACTCGTCGAGAATCAGCACGGACGGATGGGTGGACATGGCCCGGGCGATCATCACCAACTGGCGCTGACTGGCGTTGAGCGACGACACCAGCCGGTGGGGATCGAGATTGATGTTGATCTGTTTCAGGAATTGCGCCGCGCGCGCAAAGAGATTCCGGAAACTGACGAGGACGCCCCGGTCAACCCAGTGTCCGACGAAAATATTCTCCGCCACTGTGAGACCTTCGATGACGGTGATCTCCTGCGGGACATAACCGATCCCCTTGCGCTGGGCGTCATGTGGCGAGTGGAGTTGGATGGGCATGCCCGCCAGGATGATCTCGCCCTGAAACGTGCCTGCGGGATAGACGCCATCGAGAATCTTCATCAGCGTGGATTTGCCGGCCCCATTCTCTCCCAGCAACGCATGGATGTGCCCGCGCCGGACTTGAAGCGTCACGTCGTCGAGCGCCCGCACCCCCGGGAACTCCTTGGTGATGCCGCGCATCTCCAGGACAACGGGCGGGTTTGGATCAGGGCTGACGCTCACGGGGTTTTTGAAAATTCGATGTCCTGCGCAGTTCTCTCATTAGCACCGGGCTTTAGCCCGGTGACCAAGCCGCAGAAAATCAATCCAGCCGCTTTAGCGGCTTTGTGAACTTTCGAGAAAGCTGTTGAAACGGCTGGAGACATCCACCGGCAACCCGACACCGGACTGAAGCCCGGTGCTAACCCGGATATCTCACAGGTTGTTCGTAGCGCAGACTTCCAAGTCTGCTGTATCGCGGGTTTCCAAACCCGCCGCGCGTCCGGCGTTTCAAATCCCGTGCCGATTTGGAAATCGGCGATACAGCAGGTTGGGAAACCTGCGCTACAGGGCGGACGTAGCTCCTGAGTTGGATATTTGTGAAATAGGCAGGCTAAGGAGAATCGCAAAATGGAGCGACATGCGGAGCAGTCCGTAGGATGGACGCCAGAACCAAGAGCCGGCCGGGAGATTCTCCCTCTCTCCCGCCGAGGGGGAGAGAGCTGGGGTGAGGGGGAAACTGCGGCCCGTCGGTGTGTTTTCACGCAACCCCTCCCTATGAACCGGAACGTCGAGCACCGCCTCGGCGCGGGGAAAGCGGCGCTAAAGTCGCCCGCACTCCAAACGCTTCGCGCCAACCCAGCCGCTTCGTACCGCGCGTCAGCGTCTGGAGTGCGGGCGGCTTTAGCGCCGCTCTCGCTCTGCCGCGAGGCCGACCCACGGTTCAGGGGTTCAAAGCGCGAATTTCTTTTTTGGGGAATTCTCACCGTTGGATGGCCGCCTCCACCTTGTTGATCAGGGTGTAGTACGGCGCGAGCTTGTCTTTGGTGATGAACGGGGCGGGCAGCTTTGTCCACCAAGGAATCTTTTCGCCGCGCATGACTTTGTCGAGCAGTTCCGCCGCGCCGAAAGACTCTTCCCACAACGGCTGGCCGATCACCCCATACACGGCGCCGTCTTTCACCAAGTCCAAGTTGACCCGGGTGTAATCCATGCCCACGGCAATGATCTTGCGCCCCGCTTCCCTTTGGGCGCCCGCCCAAGTCGTCGGGCCGCCACCAGTCGTGGAGAGCGCCGCGACCACCTCGGGATGGGATTGCAGGATGGACGCGGCCTTGGAGATGGCCTTGGGCGCGTCGAAACCCTCCTCCTCGGGCGCGAGCACTTTCACGTCGGGGTACAATTCCTTCATCGCGGCGGTGAAGCTTTCGGACACCATGTTCTCGGTCGTGTTAAAGGAGCCTTGGGTAATCGCGACGCTGCCTTTGCCGCCGATGGCTTTGCCGATCTCCCGCGCCGCTTCCTTTGCATACGCCGCCGGATCGCAACTGATGATGCCGGTCGCGCCCGGCACCGAACCTTCCGTCACCGGAAAATGCGGGAGGATGACCGGCACACCCGCCTTGCCGGCTCTTTCGATGAAGGGATTCCACGCCGGATTGCCCGTCCAGATCGCCAGGCCCGCCACGTCGCCCTTGGCGAGCGCCTGTTCGGCCAGCGCAATCGTCCCGGCCAAATCCCACGCGTCCGTGCCGATGATCTCATACTGGTAGCCATACTTGAGGCAGCCTTCCTTGAACGCGATCTGCGTCATCTGATGCACCGGGTGACCCTTCATCGGCTGCACCCAATAGAACTTCTTTCCGTTCTTCTTCAGGGCGGAGGATTCGGCTGAGGGTTTGTCGCAGCCATTCAGCAGCGCGACCAATCCCAGCGCCCAAAACCACTTCATGTTTCGCATCATCTTCATATTGGTAGTGTCCTAATCTGAACTCACTTGTTCGCGCCACACATCTGAAACCGCAATTCAAATAATTCAGTTTGCATTGTAGCCGCCATGACTTTCTCGGCTGCAAAGCGCGTTCTTCCAATGCGTCTCGCGCTTTAGAACATCGTCCTCGCTCGCGCTGGTATCCGCTGTTTCCAAAATGGAAAACTGGAAGTTGAGGCTGTAATCAACCCCTTCTTTTTGCAGGAGGCTCTTTAGATTTTTGTTGTTCCCGTGTCCATCCTCCGAATACGCCTTCCACCTTCCCCAAATGCCTCCTGTGCCATATGCGCTGCCAACGTAATGCCGCCCTGTTTTTGTGTCGGTAATCAAATAAACCCCAGCCACACTCGACAATGCCGACTTCCAAGATTCGATTTCTTGCGCCACGATGATGTCTAATTTCCACTTTGGCAGGAGGACATTTGAAAAACCTGGAAATTCTTCGACCGCCACAGGACGCGGCTTTAGCTCGCTCACCTGCAATCGCTCCGCCCAATTCTCTGCCTTGAGGTAGGACTGACGCCCCGGACGTGAGAATTCAATGATTAAACGGCCCGTCAGCGCGGCAAATTCTGGCAGCTCCTTGGTATCGTAGCGGAAGGCTTGTTTTACGACCTTGCTCTCGGTGGTTGGGCGATATTCTGTGCTTTTCTCCCAGGGCCGATCCTGTTGCGCTTCCACGGCGCTGCATCCATGCGTGGAGAAAACTCCGGCGAAAAGCCATCTGGACGGGCCGTCCATTTTGATTAGCGAAACGATATACGGACGCTCAAAATTCTTGTTGCTCTGCCAATTTTGCCACTCAGGAAATTCGCCGCGCACAAAAACATCCAACGGATCGTCTCTGCCGTTCCAGCTTGCGAGATGGATTTTGCATTCCTCCGGTTTCAGTGAAGGCAGTTCAAGTTTCAGGATGTCGAAAAGTTTCATCTTCCAAATCGTTCAACTTCTTGCTCTGGTTGCGCTCACGATATTTTGGTGCGCCGCCGCAGGAGATCAACGCCCACCGCGAGGATCATGATCACGCCCACCGCCACGGTCTGCCAATGAGTATTGACGCCCGTGACCACCAAGCCGCTGCGGACGACCTGCATGATCATCAAACCCAGAAACGTCCCGGTGACCGTCCCGATTCCGCCGAAGAGGCTGACGCCCCCAATCACCACAGCGGCGATGACGTCCAGTTCCCAGCCCACGCCGATCTCTGGCTGGCCGACATTGAGTTGAGCCATCAGGAGCATGCCCCCAACTCCGGCCAGCGCACCGGTCAGCATGTAACAGTTCAGCTTCACCCAATCGGTGTTGATCCCGGCGATGCGCGCCACTTCCTTGTTGCCTCCGGTCGCGTAAACCATCCGGCCGAATACCGTCTTGCGCAGACAGAAATCACCGATCAGCACCGCCCCGATAAAAATGACGAAGGCCCAGGACAAACCCAGCGGTTCAGCCCGGCCAAACGCTTTCAACGAATCAGGAATGGGGTAGATCGGATAGCCTTTACACAGAAGATAATTGAAACCCCGCGCGATGTAGAGCATCCCCAGCGTGGCAATGAAGGCGGGGATGCCAAATCGTACCGCAACAATTCCGTTGATCAACCCGGCCATGCAACCGAGCAGAATCCCCGCCGCCAAACCGGCCTCGACCGGCCAGCCCGCATGTTTCATGAGCCAGGACGACGCGACCGCACACAAACCCGCGACCGAACCGACCGACAGATCAATCTCGCCCGCGATCATCAGCCAAGTCTGGCCCACCGCGATGACGCCGACAAATGCCATCGCCCGCAGCATCGACGCAACGCTGTTGTAGCTGAGAAAGGAGTGGCTCACGCCATAGAACAGCAGCGTGCAAATCACGAGCGGAACCAGCACGCCCAGCTCGGGAACCGCCCATAATTTGCGCAGGGTTTTCAATCGCGTAACTCAAACTCCCGGCACGTAACCAGCCCCGAACCGGGCGGTGGATGGATTGCGGAAATCCGAAATGAGCGACATCAACGCGGTCGTGCCCCCGTCCGCAATGATCGTCTGGCCGATGATGTAGCCCGCGGCTTCGGAGCAGAGAAACACCGCCAGTTTTGCGATCTCGACTTTTTCGCCGGAGCGGCCCACCGGGACTTTTTCGTAGGCGACCTTGCGCGTGTCCGCGTCGTTGAAGCCAGGAATCGCCTGGGAATAATTTTCCACCGTCACCCAGCCGGGCGCGATGGCGTTGACGCGAATGCCTTTGTGCGCCAGTTCGACTGCCAGTGAGCGGGTGTAGGCGATGATCGCCCCCTTGGTGCCGGCATAAACCGAATGTTCGGGTGCGCCGGATATGCCGTGGATGGAGGTGATGTTGCAAATCGCTCCGCCGCCATGTTTCAACATGTCTTCCGCCACGACTTGGGTGAGGAAAAACTGCGCGCGTATGTTTACGTGGTAAACCGTGTCGAACTGCTCCGGGGTCACCGTGAGAAAGGGCCGGTTGAAAGTGATGCCGGCGTTGTTCACAAGACAATCCACGCCGCCGAGAAAGTTGAGGGCCTGTTGGCCGAGGGATTGGACTTGTGCCACATCGTTGAAGTCGGCCTGGAACGCCTCAGCGCGCCGGCCCAGGGCTTGAATTACTTGGACCGCCGAACGCGCACCGGCGGCGTTGTGCGAGTAATGGAGTGCCACGTCCGCGCCCTCGCGGGCGAACTCCAGCGCGATTTCCCGGCCGATACCCGTGCCGGAGCCGGTTACCAACGCTCGTTTGGGGTTCGTTGTTTGATTCATACTCTTCTTGGAGTTGTCCTTCGAATAACATCTTTCGAAGCGTGCAACACACCGAAAAATCCGGTTAAAATAACAGACGGCACGTTGCGAAAGAGTTAACATCAACTGCAATCGATACAACCAAATTATGAACTCCACCAAACCCAGGATCGTGATTGCCGGCTGGACCTTTACAGATCTCAACATGAAGTTTTTCCGCGATCAAGAGACCAACGGTTCCGTGCGCGGTCTGAAACGGCTTGGAACACTCCAGGCGGCCTTGGTTTTTCTGTCCGCACTCGCCGCCGTCTCGGCACACGCCGCGGTCACGGTGGCCCCGGCGGAAATGGCGCTGAAGACCGACTGGGTGCAAAAAAATCTTCTCACGCCCGCGAAAGCTCCGCCATTTTCATTCACCTTCGACGGCAGATCCTCGGCTGCGCTGTTGCGCTCGTGGAAGCGTGTTGATGCCCGGCGAACCCTGGATGCCAATCGCACCGAGCGTGTCATCACTTGGACGGATGCCGCCAGCGGCCTCGTCGTGAAATGCGTGGCGGTGGAATACAGCGATTATCCCGTGGTGGAATGGACCGTCTTCCTGAAAAATTCGGGCACGAGCAACACCCCGATCCTGCAAGACATCAAAGGACTGAACACCAGCTTCCATCGCGCAAACGGCCCGGAGTTTGTTCTGAACGGCAACAAAGGCGATTTTACCACTGAGGATAGTTATGAGCCGTACCGGGTCACCTTGCGGCCCAACACCGTCAAGACTTGCGCGCCGTTTTATTATTCGGGCAAGTCGTCCGATGGTCCCGAAGGCTGGCCCTATTACAATCTGCAGATTCCCGGCGGCGGCGTCATTCTGGCGATCGGCTGGCCGGGGCAATGGGAAAGCTCCTTCACCCGCGATGCCACCGACGGTCTCAATCTCCAAGCCGGTCAGCAACTCACGCATCTCTTTTTGCAACCGGGCGAAACCATCCGCACGCCGCTGATCGCGCTGCTGTTCTGGCAAGGGACCAACACGGTGCGGGCGCAAAATCTCTGGCGGCGTTGGTATATCGCCCACAACATTCCCCGGATCAACGGCCAGCCGCCCGCGCCCATTTCCCAAATCCAGGTGAGCGGCGACGACACTTCCCAGGTGGAGGGTTTTTTTAAGGAAGGCGTCAAGCCCGACGTTTGCTGGCGTGACGCCGGCGCCGGCGGGCCGCACACCTGGTATCCGTGCAGCACCGGCCTTTTCTCGGGCGACAATAATATCTGGCTCAACACCGGCGATTGGGAAGTTGATCCGGCCAAATATCCGGCCGGGTTCAAGCCCTACAGCGATTGGATTCACGCGCGGGGGTTGAAGTTCCTGTTGTGGTTCGAGCCGGAACGGATTGGCAACACGAATTCGTGGCTAAGCAAAAATCATCCCGAGTGGATTTTGCCGCGAACGCGTTGGACGGTAGGTTACATCCTGAATGAAGGACATCCGGGCGCCTTTCACTGGCTGACGAATCATTTCGATGCCTTGATCAAGGCAAACGGCATTGACTGGTATCGAGAGGACATGAATGGCGACGGGCCGTTGACCGCGTGGCGCACCAACGACACTGCCAATCGTCAAGGCATTACGGAAAACTTCTACGTGCAAAACCACCTTGCGTATTGGGATGCCTTGAAGGCCATGAATCCCGGATTAAGGATTGATTCGTGCGCTTCAGGCGGCAGGCGCAATGATCTCGAAACCATGCGGCGGGCGGTGCCGTTGACCCGCAGTGATTTCGAGTTCGTTTACATGCCGAATGTCGTGGATGGAAACCAGTGTCAGACCTATGGCGCTTCGTCGTGGCTGCCGTTTCAAGGCACGGGCGCTTATCTTTATGACCCGTATTCCTTCCGCAGCTTTTACATGGCCTCATTCGGCATGGGAGGACTTTCTCCTGAAACAACTGCCGCGCAGAAGCAGGCCTATAACGAGTGTAAGAAACTTGGCCCGGCCATCATCCATGGCGACTACTATCCGCTGACACCGTACAGCCGCTCGAACAATGTGTGGATGGCCTGGCAGTTTGACCGGCCGGATCTTGGCGAAGGTCACGCCCAGATCTTTCGCCGGACCAATAGCCCGATTGCCACCATGTCCTTCCCATTGCAGGGATTGGAGCCGGAGCAGACCTACGAAGTGGAGGATTTCGACAAGGCAGAAAAATCGTCGGTTTCGGGAAAAGACCTGATGAAGACCGGCCTCACCGTCACGTTGGGGCCTCGCGGATCGGCGATCTTCCAGTACAAACTCATCAAGCCGGCGGCCAAAAAATGAAATAAACCAACTGACCACCAATATGCCCATACATCACGTTCCAGGTTCCTCGTTGCGAGGAGCGGCGATGCTCGCCGCGTTCGCGTTCTTCACCGCCACGCTCGGAGTGTTTCCCGCCGACGCCGGCCAAAACCTTTACGTCTCCAAGCTCGGCGACAACTCGGATGGCTCGTCGTGGCCGAAGGCGTTTCGCACCGTCCAGGCCGCGCTCAACGCGGTGCCGGATGCCAAGGGCGGGCATCGCATCATCGTCCGGCCGGACACTTACATGGAGGCGAATCTGTTCCCCGCCCACAAAGGGGTCGCCGGCGCTTACAACCTGCTCATCGGCGATACCGATGGCCGTCTTGGCTCCGGCACCAGCGGTTGGGTGATCCTCGATTCTGGCGACGCGGAGAAAGGGTTCAAGAGTTATGATTGGTGGGGTACGATTCGCGCCTATAAGCGAGGTTGGTCGAAGGAACACAAAGCCGAGACGTTCTCCTCGATCGGTTGGGATCGCTGGAAATTCAAGAACCTCTACGCCACGGGCGGCGACGCCGGGCTATTTTTCGATCTCGTGGACACGGCGGAGCCGTTCACCGTGATCGTCGAGGATTGCATCAGCATCGGCCGCGCTTTCGGCGGCGGTGTTGGCAACATCCTCTCGCGCCCCGACGAACCGTGCGTGTTCCGTCGCTGCAAGCTCTGGTGTCTGGACTGGTGGGGCGATGCCGCCGGCGCCTACGTGCGCGCCGAGCATCCGGAAATGCCCACGCATCCGGACGTGGTGTTCGAAGACTCGACGCTCGTCGGACCGGACAACGCGTTGCAGGCCGGCAATCCCGGTTACAGCGGCTTTACGCGCGTGAAGGTGAAGAACTGCCAACTCGTTTCGCTCAACTTCTCGCAACCGCAGGGCAAGCCCGGCTCCGGCGTCATCCACAGCACGATTGAAGGCCGCTTCCTGCACGTGGACATCGAGGATTCCACGTTGATGGGCTGCAAGATTTTTGGCGCCGGCAAAGGTGACGTCAGTTTCACGACGGCGGGCGACGTGAAGGCCTACGTGCAATTCAACCAAGACGTGCCCAAGGGCATGCACCGCCTCGGCCACTGGCCGGCGGACGTGTTTCAAACCATTCTGCCAAACGCACCGCCCGCCAATCGCCACGCGCTGAAGAGCGAGCGCCCGGAATCGCGCGAGGTTTGCGAAGTCGCACCCATCGTTTGGAAAAACCGGCTGACGTTGATGAAATGCCTGCGGCCGGCCAGCGGCGGCACCAAGGCGGACTACACCATCTCGCTCGAAGACGTGGAGACCGGGCGCGAACTCGCACGCTTCGCCGAGGGTTACAGCCTTGCCTCCGCGTTCGTTCACAAAGGTACGCTCTACATTTTCGCGTCGCGCTTTGAGTCGGCCGACTGGAACGACGTGACGATGTTCAAATCCAAGAACCTCAAGAACTGGGAGCAGAAAGTCGTCGTATCGCAGGAAGGCGAACACCTGTTCAACAGTTCCGTGTGCGCCACGCCCAAGGGTTTCGTGATGGCTTACGAATCCAATGACC is from Verrucomicrobiota bacterium and encodes:
- a CDS encoding sugar ABC transporter ATP-binding protein, with protein sequence MRGITKEFPGVRALDDVTLQVRRGHIHALLGENGAGKSTLMKILDGVYPAGTFQGEIILAGMPIQLHSPHDAQRKGIGYVPQEITVIEGLTVAENIFVGHWVDRGVLVSFRNLFARAAQFLKQININLDPHRLVSSLNASQRQLVMIARAMSTHPSVLILDESTACLTQDETENLFRILRLLQQQGVTSLFSTHKLSEVFELADRATVMRDGAIVAHFDRSQLNENDIVSAMIGRKIENFYPARDSAVGLDEVLRVENFTVPHPHIANKNVVEAVSFAVRRGEILGIGGLVGSGRSEIVNALYGRLPCSGRIFIEGREVKIRNPRDAKDHGIGLLTEERKQDGLLFNFAIRENVTLHSLAAVSRFQVLDRKRETQLANDYKDRLAIRAPSVATSVATLSGGNQQKVVLAKVLLPNPKVLLLDEPTKGVDVGAKNEIYKLMMDLVRQGIALVVISSELPELLALCDQFIVLTRGKLADLFAKAEASEHRLMLAATGLAQGRQSSTAALNLTSPSTS
- a CDS encoding sugar ABC transporter substrate-binding protein; this encodes MKMMRNMKWFWALGLVALLNGCDKPSAESSALKKNGKKFYWVQPMKGHPVHQMTQIAFKEGCLKYGYQYEIIGTDAWDLAGTIALAEQALAKGDVAGLAIWTGNPAWNPFIERAGKAGVPVILPHFPVTEGSVPGATGIISCDPAAYAKEAAREIGKAIGGKGSVAITQGSFNTTENMVSESFTAAMKELYPDVKVLAPEEEGFDAPKAISKAASILQSHPEVVAALSTTGGGPTTWAGAQREAGRKIIAVGMDYTRVNLDLVKDGAVYGVIGQPLWEESFGAAELLDKVMRGEKIPWWTKLPAPFITKDKLAPYYTLINKVEAAIQR
- a CDS encoding GIY-YIG nuclease family protein encodes the protein MKLFDILKLELPSLKPEECKIHLASWNGRDDPLDVFVRGEFPEWQNWQSNKNFERPYIVSLIKMDGPSRWLFAGVFSTHGCSAVEAQQDRPWEKSTEYRPTTESKVVKQAFRYDTKELPEFAALTGRLIIEFSRPGRQSYLKAENWAERLQVSELKPRPVAVEEFPGFSNVLLPKWKLDIIVAQEIESWKSALSSVAGVYLITDTKTGRHYVGSAYGTGGIWGRWKAYSEDGHGNNKNLKSLLQKEGVDYSLNFQFSILETADTSASEDDVLKRETHWKNALCSRESHGGYNAN
- a CDS encoding ABC transporter permease codes for the protein MKTLRKLWAVPELGVLVPLVICTLLFYGVSHSFLSYNSVASMLRAMAFVGVIAVGQTWLMIAGEIDLSVGSVAGLCAVASSWLMKHAGWPVEAGLAAGILLGCMAGLINGIVAVRFGIPAFIATLGMLYIARGFNYLLCKGYPIYPIPDSLKAFGRAEPLGLSWAFVIFIGAVLIGDFCLRKTVFGRMVYATGGNKEVARIAGINTDWVKLNCYMLTGALAGVGGMLLMAQLNVGQPEIGVGWELDVIAAVVIGGVSLFGGIGTVTGTFLGLMIMQVVRSGLVVTGVNTHWQTVAVGVIMILAVGVDLLRRRTKIS
- a CDS encoding glucose 1-dehydrogenase, translating into MNQTTNPKRALVTGSGTGIGREIALEFAREGADVALHYSHNAAGARSAVQVIQALGRRAEAFQADFNDVAQVQSLGQQALNFLGGVDCLVNNAGITFNRPFLTVTPEQFDTVYHVNIRAQFFLTQVVAEDMLKHGGGAICNITSIHGISGAPEHSVYAGTKGAIIAYTRSLAVELAHKGIRVNAIAPGWVTVENYSQAIPGFNDADTRKVAYEKVPVGRSGEKVEIAKLAVFLCSEAAGYIIGQTIIADGGTTALMSLISDFRNPSTARFGAGYVPGV
- a CDS encoding alpha-galactosidase; the encoded protein is MNSTKPRIVIAGWTFTDLNMKFFRDQETNGSVRGLKRLGTLQAALVFLSALAAVSAHAAVTVAPAEMALKTDWVQKNLLTPAKAPPFSFTFDGRSSAALLRSWKRVDARRTLDANRTERVITWTDAASGLVVKCVAVEYSDYPVVEWTVFLKNSGTSNTPILQDIKGLNTSFHRANGPEFVLNGNKGDFTTEDSYEPYRVTLRPNTVKTCAPFYYSGKSSDGPEGWPYYNLQIPGGGVILAIGWPGQWESSFTRDATDGLNLQAGQQLTHLFLQPGETIRTPLIALLFWQGTNTVRAQNLWRRWYIAHNIPRINGQPPAPISQIQVSGDDTSQVEGFFKEGVKPDVCWRDAGAGGPHTWYPCSTGLFSGDNNIWLNTGDWEVDPAKYPAGFKPYSDWIHARGLKFLLWFEPERIGNTNSWLSKNHPEWILPRTRWTVGYILNEGHPGAFHWLTNHFDALIKANGIDWYREDMNGDGPLTAWRTNDTANRQGITENFYVQNHLAYWDALKAMNPGLRIDSCASGGRRNDLETMRRAVPLTRSDFEFVYMPNVVDGNQCQTYGASSWLPFQGTGAYLYDPYSFRSFYMASFGMGGLSPETTAAQKQAYNECKKLGPAIIHGDYYPLTPYSRSNNVWMAWQFDRPDLGEGHAQIFRRTNSPIATMSFPLQGLEPEQTYEVEDFDKAEKSSVSGKDLMKTGLTVTLGPRGSAIFQYKLIKPAAKK